From one Amphiura filiformis chromosome 13, Afil_fr2py, whole genome shotgun sequence genomic stretch:
- the LOC140167567 gene encoding LOW QUALITY PROTEIN: uncharacterized protein (The sequence of the model RefSeq protein was modified relative to this genomic sequence to represent the inferred CDS: deleted 2 bases in 1 codon) has product MEQKGRVLKAVRCQDLIAKPEEETPSVHRDTTIEATVKEAEAFLESEGKFHRRQTRQDKTVEESSSTGEKSAEDKTAEESISTGEKSTDAESSKPKVPRDSTMVETAKEGAEFLKRSGAEDLVAKQSLKDEEKPPVERDTTIQATVKAAEAYLEGGKIEGSTRAETEAIAEAAKESEPPKVTKDNTMVVTAKEGAEIVGDEPIAESRAQTKALKEAAEEEQAEEKKDGEEAAAEEEDEAAKSLKRTHTMAETLQEGEEFLKKQKTSNGDAAEAQEETVAVDGDDE; this is encoded by the exons ATGGAACA GAAGGGCAGAGTTCTTAAAGCGGTCAGGTGTCAAGACCTGATTGCCAAACCGGAAGAGGAAACGCCATCCGTTCACAGAGATACAACTATTGAGGCAACTGTCAAAGAGGCAGAAGCCTTTTTAGAATCAGAAG GAAAGTTCCACAGGAGACAAACCCGCCAAGACAAAACAGTAGAGGAAAGTAGTTCCACAGGAGAAAAATCTGCTGAGGATAAAACAGCCGAAGAAAGTATTTCCACAGGAGAAAAATCAACAGATGCAGAATCGTCAAAGCCCAAGGTACCACGAGACAGCACAATGGTTGAAACAGCCAAG GAAGGAGCTGAATTCTTGAAGAGGTCAGGGGCGGAAGACCTTGTCGCAAAACAATCGCTGAAG GATGAAGAGAAGCCACCAGTTGAGAGAGACACCACCATCCAAGCCACCGTCAAGGCGGCAGAGGCGTACTTGGAAGGAGGAAAGATTGAAGGTAGCACAAGGGCAGAGACGGAAGCTATTGCAGAGGCAGCGAAGGAGTCGGAACCACCCAAAGTAACAAAGGACAACACAATGGTGGTAACTGCAAAG GAGGGAGCTGAGATTGTTGGAGATGAGCCCATTGCAGAATCTCGTGCTCAAACAAAAGCTCTTAAAGAAGCAGCAGAGGAAGAACAAGCAGAAGAGAAGAAAGACGGAGAGGAGGCAGCGGCGGAGGAAGAAGACGAGGCGGCTAAATCTCTAAAGCGAACTCACACCATGGCAGAAACACTACAG GAAGGAGAGGAGTTCCTGAAGAAACAGAAGACCAGCAATGGCGATGCGGCGGAGGCCCAAGAAGAAACAGTAGCAGTGGACGGAGATGATGAGTGA